The DNA segment AGGCCGGCAAGCCCCAGGCCGCCGCCGCGCCGTCGTAACCGAAACGCACGATGGGGTAGAGCCCCCGGGGGATCGAACGGTGACAACGCAGCAAACGTCCCCAGGACAGCAACCAGCCCTCGAACAGGCCGTAGCGGCTCAAGGCCCCGCGGGCGTAGGCGCTGCACGTCGGTGTGAAGCGGCAGCGCGGACCGTCCTGGACCGAGAGCCAGCCGTCGTAGACCCGACCCAGCAAGTCCAGCATGGCGCCGAGGTAGCCCGCTTCGCTCCCACCTGCAACGATCACCACATCGCCCAGGCTCGTCTCGCCATCTCCGGGCACCTCGGC comes from the Candidatus Coatesbacteria bacterium genome and includes:
- the yidD gene encoding membrane protein insertion efficiency factor YidD, translating into MRWTVTLLLLVALCLAAAAAGLYRPPEGGFAEVPGDGETSLGDVVIVAGGSEAGYLGAMLDLLGRVYDGWLSVQDGPRCRFTPTCSAYARGALSRYGLFEGWLLSWGRLLRCHRSIPRGLYPIVRFGYDGAAAAWGLPAYPECGAWAPLNLDLYRRELRGHLLDPLP